In a single window of the Octopus sinensis linkage group LG1, ASM634580v1, whole genome shotgun sequence genome:
- the LOC115223251 gene encoding interleukin 17-like protein: MNTTNVLLRVVILLTNGVLFISSASIPTQCKIPNDLKVQYEKLYSTANGNNFFLPVEITPAGSDQPALTEQDKICPTSSVSSDIIRERSTCPWYLKITHNSTYFPSSHTEVVCRCTECLDSDSNHQCVMVYTSMTVLKRTAECVHGLYVYKPSAIDVATACVCARIIDVISG, translated from the exons ATGAATACCACCAAC GTTCTCCTCCGGGTTGTGATCCTCCTCACCAACGGCGTATTGTTCATATCTTCGGCGTCAATTCCGACTCAATGTAAAATACCAAATGATTTGAAAGTCCAATATGAGAAACTATACAGCACAGCGAACGGCAATAACTTTTTTCTACCAGTTGAAATAACTCCAGCGGGAAGTGACCAACCAGCACTAACTGAACAGGATAAAATTTGCCCAACATCTTCCGTATCTAGTGATATCATTCGCGAGCGTTCAACCTGCCCATGGTACCTGAAAATTACCCACAATTCAACATATTTTCCTTCATCCCACACTGAAGTCGTGTGTCGCTGTACAGAGTGTCTGGACTCCGACAGTAACCACCAATGTGTGATGGTGTATACTTCAATGACTGTCCTGAAACGCACAGCTGAATGTGTTCACGGACTGTACGTTTATAAACCAAGTGCCATCGATGTAGCCACAGCCTGTGTGTGCGCCCGGATAATCGATGTAATATCCGGATGA